In Streptomyces sp. NBC_01426, one genomic interval encodes:
- a CDS encoding TerD family protein, giving the protein MTVNMTKGQAISLQKADGGTLTAVRMGLGWQAAKRRGLFGSRTREIDLDASAVLFADKQPVDVVFFRHLQSDDGSVRHTGDNLVGGVGQGGDDEAILVDLQRVPVHIDQIVFTVNSFTGQTFQEVQNAFCRIVDETNGQELARYTLDGGGAYTAQIMAKVSRVGAGWQMTALGNPANGRTFQDLMPSILPHL; this is encoded by the coding sequence GTGACGGTCAACATGACCAAGGGTCAGGCCATCAGTCTGCAGAAGGCGGACGGAGGCACGCTGACCGCGGTCCGGATGGGGCTCGGCTGGCAGGCGGCGAAGCGTCGGGGGCTGTTCGGGTCGCGGACCCGGGAGATCGACCTGGACGCGTCGGCGGTGCTGTTCGCCGACAAGCAGCCGGTGGACGTCGTGTTCTTCCGGCACCTGCAGAGCGACGACGGCTCGGTCCGCCACACCGGTGACAACCTCGTCGGCGGCGTCGGCCAGGGCGGGGACGACGAGGCGATCCTCGTCGACCTCCAGCGCGTGCCGGTGCACATCGACCAGATCGTCTTCACGGTGAACTCCTTCACCGGGCAGACGTTCCAGGAGGTGCAGAACGCCTTCTGCCGCATCGTCGACGAGACCAACGGCCAGGAACTGGCCCGCTACACCCTCGACGGCGGCGGCGCCTACACCGCGCAGATCATGGCGAAGGTGTCCCGCGTGGGCGCCGGCTGGCAGATGACGGCCCTCGGAAACCCGGCCAACGGTCGGACCTTCCAGGACCTCATGCCGTCGATCCTGCCGCACCTGTAA
- a CDS encoding TerD family protein encodes MTAELVRGQNHPLSKSRVEIRVSAGTPVLALVSTGDDEGRLAGPAALAHPGARALPGLEVPDTVAGGHRFAVDLDAVDEAVHRLRVVLVLPPGGPARFGAVPASYVAVAEPQGAELAGYTLTGLESETAVVALELYRRQGAWKVRAVGQGYASGLSALLVDAGLPASAAAELAAAATGLVATGDITLAAMPTGPAPTVPRGLRAPLDAPPATGAPQAPEPPDPIPVSDVPLAGAGSAGDTAGGPPTISYAHPRRRRTSTEAPEPAPRAAEPDEPGRPPRPVAGDASGWSMDERLYNQVWGMFEDMARTVAAYRSAVDFADSRMDRELDEALADPRHRLGGSGDGARATARARREELVAQARAVLDRDLAQLVAESEVVEPALPAAYARWDNPVWHAPGTPQENPLALRLGDLSLPERPELRIPMLMRVPLERGLWIDNGRTGSEAAMAMDTDRLRRAAMDMAVAHAVRLLAVHPGDKYSVHVIDAAGAGAASLAPLVRSGVLAGPPASGAAGVTQTLAQLTRRVDLVQMALRAGAPEDLPPDVDTAEQLLIVHDFPHGFDDRSVTQLRYLADEGPAVGVHLLMVADRDEASAYGPLLDPLWRSLMRLSPIPDNHLADPWVHHAWTFTPDLPPQGSRVLDQALNRISEVRRSARP; translated from the coding sequence ATGACGGCCGAACTGGTCCGGGGGCAGAACCACCCCCTGTCCAAGAGCAGGGTGGAGATCAGGGTCTCGGCGGGCACGCCGGTACTGGCCCTGGTCTCGACCGGTGACGACGAGGGCCGGTTGGCCGGACCCGCGGCGCTGGCCCACCCCGGCGCCCGGGCCCTGCCGGGCCTGGAGGTGCCGGACACGGTCGCGGGCGGGCACCGCTTCGCCGTCGACCTCGACGCCGTCGACGAAGCCGTCCACCGGCTCCGGGTGGTGCTCGTGCTGCCGCCCGGCGGCCCGGCGCGCTTCGGCGCGGTGCCGGCCTCGTACGTCGCCGTCGCCGAACCGCAGGGCGCCGAGCTCGCCGGGTACACCCTGACGGGCCTGGAGTCCGAGACCGCCGTGGTCGCCCTGGAGCTGTACCGGCGCCAGGGCGCCTGGAAGGTCCGAGCCGTGGGCCAGGGGTACGCCAGCGGGCTGAGCGCCCTGCTGGTCGACGCCGGGCTGCCCGCGTCGGCCGCCGCCGAGCTGGCCGCCGCGGCCACGGGACTCGTGGCCACGGGGGACATCACCCTCGCGGCCATGCCGACCGGGCCCGCCCCCACCGTCCCGCGCGGACTGCGCGCCCCGCTGGACGCGCCGCCCGCGACCGGGGCCCCGCAGGCCCCCGAGCCCCCGGACCCGATCCCGGTCTCCGACGTGCCCCTCGCGGGCGCCGGATCGGCCGGAGACACCGCGGGCGGTCCGCCGACCATCAGCTACGCCCACCCGCGCCGCCGCCGGACCAGCACCGAGGCGCCCGAGCCGGCGCCGCGTGCGGCCGAACCTGACGAGCCGGGCCGACCCCCGCGCCCCGTCGCCGGCGACGCCAGCGGCTGGTCCATGGACGAGCGGCTCTACAACCAGGTCTGGGGCATGTTCGAGGACATGGCCCGCACGGTCGCCGCCTACCGCAGCGCCGTCGACTTCGCCGACTCCCGCATGGACCGGGAACTCGACGAGGCGCTCGCCGACCCGCGCCACCGCCTCGGCGGCTCCGGCGACGGCGCCCGCGCCACCGCCCGGGCACGGCGCGAGGAACTCGTCGCCCAGGCCCGCGCCGTGCTCGACCGGGACCTGGCCCAGCTGGTCGCCGAGTCCGAAGTCGTCGAACCCGCGCTGCCGGCCGCGTACGCCCGCTGGGACAACCCCGTCTGGCACGCCCCCGGCACCCCCCAGGAGAATCCGCTCGCGCTGCGCCTGGGCGACCTGTCGCTGCCCGAACGGCCCGAGCTGCGCATCCCGATGCTCATGCGGGTGCCGCTGGAGCGCGGCCTGTGGATCGACAACGGCCGCACCGGCTCCGAGGCCGCCATGGCCATGGACACCGACCGGCTGCGCCGGGCCGCCATGGACATGGCCGTCGCGCACGCGGTGCGGCTGCTCGCCGTCCACCCCGGCGACAAGTACTCCGTCCACGTCATCGACGCCGCCGGGGCGGGCGCCGCCTCGCTGGCCCCGCTCGTCCGCTCCGGGGTGCTGGCCGGCCCGCCGGCCTCCGGTGCCGCCGGGGTGACCCAGACCCTCGCGCAGCTGACCCGGCGGGTCGATCTCGTACAGATGGCGCTGCGGGCCGGCGCCCCCGAGGACCTGCCACCGGACGTGGACACGGCCGAGCAGCTCCTGATCGTCCACGACTTCCCGCACGGCTTCGACGACCGTTCCGTCACCCAGCTGCGCTACCTCGCCGACGAGGGTCCGGCGGTCGGCGTGCACCTGCTGATGGTCGCCGACCGTGACGAGGCCTCCGCGTACGGGCCGCTGCTCGACCCCCTGTGGCGCTCGCTGATGCGACTGTCGCCGATCCCCGACAACCACCTGGCCGACCCCTGGGTCCATCACGCCTGGACCTTCACCCCGGACCTGCCCCCGCAGGGCAGTCGGGTCCTCGACCAGGCACTGAACCGCATATCGGAGGTCCGGCGCAGCGCCCGCCCGTGA
- a CDS encoding TerC/Alx family metal homeostasis membrane protein: MDVSFNMWLLTILGLSILIGADFFIGRKPHDVSMKEAGIWTVVWIALAGLFGLGLLYFGNGQASQEFFAGFITEKSLSVDNLFVFVLIMAKFAVPSQLQQRVLLIGVLIALVLRAIFIAAGAAIITNFSWVFYIFGAFLIYTAWKLIQEARGNDEEEEFEENRLLKTIEKKFGVADRYHGTKLFIRNNGKRIMTPLMVVMLAIGTTDVLFALDSIPAIFGLTQDPYIVFTANAFALMGLRQLYFLIGGLLKKLVHLSYGLSVILGFIGIKLVLHALHESGLHVPQISIPVSLGVICGVLVITTITSLIASKKQAAAESAADSKTIDA; this comes from the coding sequence GTGGACGTTTCATTCAACATGTGGTTGCTGACCATTCTCGGTCTGAGCATCCTGATCGGCGCCGATTTCTTCATCGGCCGCAAGCCCCATGACGTATCCATGAAGGAAGCGGGCATCTGGACGGTCGTCTGGATCGCGCTCGCCGGCCTCTTCGGTCTCGGCCTGCTGTACTTCGGCAACGGCCAGGCCTCCCAGGAGTTCTTCGCCGGCTTCATCACCGAGAAGTCGCTGAGCGTCGACAACCTCTTCGTCTTCGTCCTGATCATGGCGAAGTTCGCGGTTCCCTCCCAGCTCCAGCAGCGCGTCCTGCTGATCGGCGTACTGATCGCCCTGGTGCTCCGCGCGATCTTCATCGCCGCCGGCGCCGCGATCATCACCAACTTCTCCTGGGTCTTCTACATCTTCGGCGCGTTCCTGATCTACACCGCCTGGAAGCTCATCCAGGAGGCGCGCGGGAACGACGAGGAAGAGGAGTTCGAGGAGAACCGCCTCCTCAAGACCATCGAGAAGAAGTTCGGCGTCGCCGACCGCTACCACGGCACGAAGCTCTTCATCCGGAACAACGGCAAGCGCATCATGACCCCGCTGATGGTCGTCATGCTCGCCATCGGCACCACCGACGTGCTGTTCGCCCTGGACTCGATCCCCGCGATCTTCGGCCTCACCCAGGACCCGTACATCGTCTTCACCGCCAACGCCTTCGCCCTGATGGGTCTGCGCCAGCTGTACTTCCTCATCGGCGGCCTGCTCAAGAAGCTGGTCCACCTCAGCTACGGCCTGTCCGTCATCCTCGGCTTCATCGGCATCAAGCTGGTGCTGCACGCCCTGCACGAGTCCGGACTGCACGTCCCGCAGATCTCCATCCCGGTCTCCCTGGGCGTCATCTGCGGCGTGCTGGTGATCACCACCATCACCAGCCTGATCGCCTCGAAGAAGCAGGCGGCGGCCGAGTCCGCCGCCGACTCCAAGACCATCGACGCCTAG
- a CDS encoding MFS transporter: MLRLASASLAGTAIEFYDFFVYGTAAALVLGPLFFPSLSPLAGTLAAFGTFGIGFLARPLGSAVFGHIGDRYGRRPVLLGSLLLTGLATVAVGCVPSYASIGIAAPFLLLLLRFLQGLGLGGEWGGAVLLTAEHAPEHRRGLWASFPQAGPAVGFLLANGLMLTLSATLTDAQFTAWGWRVPFWAAAVPALAGLWLRHSVEETPQFRALAETGRRARSPLGEVVRGHWRLLLLTGGALAIGYAVFYAVTTWSLAYATEHLRVDRTVMLACVMAAVALKGLATPLVALCGDRWGRRPLCLAGCALCAVWMFPFVALLRTADPLLMTLGCVVALLGMVTMFAVVGAYLPELYAPRIRCTGAAVGYNLGGVLGGALTPIVATALADGSGPPWGVAVYLTVIALVSLGCFALLPETNPTVLGERASKAAGGTRTGAAEAAAPV, translated from the coding sequence ATGCTGCGGCTCGCCTCGGCCTCCCTCGCCGGCACCGCCATCGAGTTCTACGACTTCTTCGTGTACGGCACGGCCGCGGCCCTGGTGCTCGGCCCGCTGTTCTTCCCGTCCCTCTCGCCGCTCGCCGGGACCCTCGCCGCCTTCGGCACCTTCGGCATCGGCTTCCTGGCCCGCCCCCTCGGTTCGGCCGTCTTCGGCCACATCGGCGACCGGTACGGCCGTCGCCCCGTCCTGCTGGGCTCCCTGCTGCTGACCGGCCTCGCCACGGTGGCGGTCGGCTGTGTGCCCTCGTACGCGTCCATCGGCATCGCCGCCCCGTTCCTGCTGCTCCTGCTGCGCTTCCTCCAGGGACTCGGGCTCGGCGGCGAGTGGGGCGGCGCCGTGCTGTTGACGGCCGAGCACGCGCCCGAGCACCGGCGCGGGCTGTGGGCGAGCTTCCCGCAGGCCGGCCCGGCCGTGGGCTTCCTGCTGGCCAACGGTCTGATGCTGACCCTGTCCGCGACCCTGACCGACGCGCAGTTCACCGCCTGGGGCTGGCGGGTCCCGTTCTGGGCCGCCGCGGTGCCCGCGCTGGCCGGGCTGTGGTTGCGGCACTCGGTCGAGGAGACCCCGCAGTTCCGCGCGCTCGCCGAGACGGGCCGCCGCGCGCGCAGCCCGCTCGGCGAGGTGGTGCGGGGGCACTGGCGGCTGCTCCTGCTGACCGGCGGGGCGCTGGCGATCGGTTACGCCGTCTTCTACGCGGTCACCACCTGGTCCCTGGCGTACGCCACCGAGCACCTGCGGGTGGACCGTACGGTCATGCTGGCCTGCGTGATGGCGGCGGTCGCCCTGAAGGGTCTGGCGACCCCGCTGGTGGCGCTGTGCGGCGACCGGTGGGGGCGCCGCCCGCTGTGCCTGGCCGGTTGCGCGCTCTGCGCGGTGTGGATGTTCCCCTTCGTCGCACTGCTGCGGACTGCGGATCCGCTGCTGATGACCCTGGGCTGTGTGGTGGCGCTGCTGGGCATGGTGACGATGTTCGCCGTGGTGGGCGCGTACCTGCCCGAGTTGTACGCCCCGCGGATCCGCTGCACGGGGGCGGCCGTCGGCTACAACCTGGGCGGGGTGCTGGGCGGGGCGCTGACCCCGATCGTGGCGACCGCGCTGGCGGACGGTTCGGGGCCGCCCTGGGGGGTCGCGGTGTACCTGACCGTGATCGCCCTGGTCAGCCTGGGCTGCTTCGCGCTGCTGCCGGAGACGAACCCGACGGTGCTCGGCGAGCGGGCCTCGAAGGCGGCCGGGGGCACGCGGACGGGGGCGGCCGAAGCGGCCGCCCCCGTGTGA
- a CDS encoding MBL fold metallo-hydrolase has translation MTYSGAVKVGGPADVHELSDLMISKVAVGPMNNNAYVLRCRATDEQLLIDAAAEPETILQLIGDGGIASVVTTHRHGDHWGALQAVVEATGARTYAGAFDAEGIPVATDVPVRDGDTIRVGRVELTARHLVGHTPGSIALVYDDPHGHPHVFTGDCLFPGGVGNTSGDAKAFAQLIDDVEHKLFEQLPDEAWVYPGHGNDTTIGTERPHLAEWRERGW, from the coding sequence ATGACGTACAGCGGAGCGGTGAAGGTCGGCGGTCCGGCCGACGTGCATGAACTCTCGGACCTGATGATTTCCAAGGTCGCGGTGGGCCCGATGAACAACAACGCCTACGTGCTGCGCTGCCGGGCGACCGACGAGCAGCTGCTGATCGACGCGGCCGCCGAGCCGGAGACGATCCTGCAGCTGATCGGGGACGGCGGCATCGCGTCCGTGGTCACCACCCACCGGCACGGCGACCACTGGGGCGCGCTCCAGGCGGTGGTCGAGGCCACCGGCGCGCGCACGTACGCGGGCGCCTTCGACGCCGAGGGCATCCCGGTCGCCACGGACGTGCCGGTGCGGGACGGGGACACGATCCGGGTGGGGCGCGTCGAGCTGACCGCGCGGCACCTGGTCGGTCACACCCCCGGCTCGATCGCACTGGTCTACGACGACCCGCACGGGCACCCGCACGTGTTCACCGGCGACTGCCTCTTCCCGGGCGGCGTCGGCAACACCTCGGGCGACGCGAAGGCCTTCGCGCAGCTGATCGACGACGTCGAGCACAAGCTCTTCGAGCAGCTGCCGGACGAGGCCTGGGTCTACCCGGGGCACGGCAACGACACCACGATCGGCACCGAGCGGCCGCACCTGGCCGAATGGCGCGAGCGCGGCTGGTAG
- a CDS encoding maleylpyruvate isomerase family mycothiol-dependent enzyme — MTDHVHDLRSLREATDRLLTAAAKLDNAALAEESLLPGWTRGHVLAHLARNADALVNVVEGRPMYASAATRDADIARDSGRPLVEQLEDLRNSASRYEAATELPQDWSRTVELRNGVTDSVARIPFRRLVEVELHHVDLGIGYGLADLPDEFTAREIEFLADRWSGRREVPPVTLVLGSGGPGRTWHVSGGEGAPVTVSGTGAELLGWLAGRGDLGAHLTVDGGSLPALPPL, encoded by the coding sequence ATGACTGATCATGTGCACGACCTGCGATCCCTGCGTGAGGCCACCGATCGGTTGCTGACCGCGGCCGCGAAACTGGACAACGCCGCCCTGGCCGAGGAGTCACTCCTCCCCGGGTGGACCCGCGGCCACGTCCTGGCCCACCTGGCACGCAACGCGGACGCCCTCGTGAACGTCGTCGAAGGACGCCCCATGTACGCGAGCGCCGCCACGCGCGACGCGGACATCGCGCGCGACTCGGGCCGACCCCTGGTGGAACAGCTGGAGGACCTCCGGAATTCCGCGTCCCGGTACGAGGCGGCGACGGAACTCCCGCAGGACTGGTCCCGGACCGTGGAGCTGCGCAACGGCGTCACCGACTCCGTCGCCCGGATCCCCTTCCGCCGTCTCGTGGAGGTCGAGCTGCACCACGTCGACCTCGGCATCGGGTACGGGCTCGCCGACCTCCCGGACGAGTTCACCGCCCGTGAGATCGAGTTCCTGGCCGACCGCTGGTCCGGCCGGCGGGAGGTCCCGCCGGTCACCCTCGTGCTCGGGTCCGGCGGCCCCGGCCGCACCTGGCACGTCTCCGGCGGCGAGGGCGCCCCGGTCACCGTGTCCGGCACCGGCGCCGAGCTGCTGGGCTGGCTGGCCGGGCGCGGTGACCTCGGCGCGCACCTGACGGTGGACGGCGGCTCCCTCCCCGCTCTCCCGCCGCTCTAG